From the Lathyrus oleraceus cultivar Zhongwan6 chromosome 4, CAAS_Psat_ZW6_1.0, whole genome shotgun sequence genome, one window contains:
- the LOC127073686 gene encoding uncharacterized protein LOC127073686, whose product MGCSFSGLNALYDSVNGGGDVWINENRFRILRQLGEGGFAYVYLVKETPNDSAAGGLANKLKDSSHLSDDGSYAMKKVLIQNNEQLELVREEIRVSSLFSHPNLLPLLDHAIISVKPTAETSWSHEAYLLFPVHLDGTLLDNAKTMKAKKEHYSTSDVLQIFRQLCAGLKHMHNLDPPYAHNDVKPGNVLLTHRKGQSPLAILMDFGSARPARKQISSRSEALQLQEWASEHCSAPFRAPELWDCPSHTDIDERTDVWSLGCTLYAIMYGVSPFEYALGESGGSLQLAIINAQVKWPAGHKPSYPDAFHQFVSWMLQPQTMRPRIDDIIIHVDKLIAKFSQ is encoded by the exons ATGGGTTGCTCTTTCTCCGGTTTAAATGCATTATACGACTCCGTGAACGGAGGCGGTGATGTTTGGATCAACGAGAATCGCTTCCGCATCTTGAGACAGCTCGGAGAAGGCGGCTTCGCTTACGTTTACCTCGTCAAGGAAACTCCTAACGACTCTGCCGCCGGTGGCCTCGCCAATAAACTCAAAGACTCCTCTCATCTCTCCG ATGATGGATCTTATGCTATGAAAAAGGTTCTCATTCAGAACAATGAGCAGTTGGAGTTGGTCAGGGAGGAGATACGTGTCTCATCACTGTTTAGTCATCCCAATCTCCTGCCGCTTCTTGATCATGCAATCATTTCTGTTAAG CCTACTGCAGAAACATCTTGGAGCCATGAAGCATACTTGTTATTTCCGGTTCATTTGGATGGAACATTGCTAGACAATGCCAAAACAATGAAAGCCAAGAAGGAGCACTATTCTACCTCAGATGTTCTTCAAATATTTCGGCAG CTCTGTGCAGGACTAAAGCACATGCACAATTTAGATCCTCCATATGCACACAATGATGTCAAACCTGGTAATGTTCTCCTAACACACAGAAAAGGACAATCACCACTTGCCATACTGATGGATTTTGGCAGTGCTCGCCCCGCAAGGAAGCAGATTAGCTCCCGATCAGAGGCACTCCAGTTGCAG GAATGGGCATCTGAACATTGCTCTGCTCCTTTCCGAGCCCCCGAGCTGTGGGATTGTCCCAGCCATACTGATATAGACGAGAGGACTGATGTTTGGTCACTAGGATGCACATTATATGCAATAAT GTATGGGGTATCTCCATTTGAATATGCACTCGGGGAGTCTGGTGGAAGTCTACAATTGGCTATTATAAATGCTCAGGTCAAATGGCCAGCTGGACATAAACCTTCATATCCAGACGCATTTCATCAGTTTGTGTCATGGATGCTTCAGCCCCAAACTATGAGGCCCCGGATAGACGATATCATTATCCATGTTGATAAGTTGATTGCAAAGTTCTCTCAATGA